One window of Perca flavescens isolate YP-PL-M2 chromosome 6, PFLA_1.0, whole genome shotgun sequence genomic DNA carries:
- the LOC114556677 gene encoding uncharacterized protein LOC114556677 — MSFNFYEIITFYLKGEGTETWMGCHYRPWCFCSGWQVGQHPGWSPECLGCLYPQSTASSTESLRRWWPFVIRSSTSQRPQKTWRRCLAGLQGWQDTEPSGKQLGQSTAAMSTSSYQAALVVGNTGTGCFLPFCRLCVTIRAALLTHTWAGLGQSTTPECSATVHSTGGHSNLLQGTSSLPTGGYPCLQHPLPLITPYRMTVQGVGAQRFNIPHCWAHSIIERAFGLMKARFLGHLPSSAGGALHLGTLRHNIMCHPPQHLS; from the exons ATGTCATTTAACTTTTAcgaaataattacattttatttaaaaggagaAGGCACAGAGACATGGATGGGGTGCCACTATCGACCCTGGTGTTTTTGTTCTGGCTGGCAAGTGGGACAACATCCAGGGTGGTCTCCAGAGTGTTTGGGATGTCTCTATCCACAGTCCACCGCATCGTCCACAGAGTCACTGAGGAGGTGGTGGCCATTTGTCATCAGGTCCTCCACCTCCCAAAGACCCCAGAAGACCTGGAGGCGGTGTCTCGCAGGTTTGCAGGGCTGGCAAGACACCGAGCCTTCAGGAAAGCAGCTGGGGCAATCGACGGCTGCCATGTCCACATCAAGCTATCAGGCGGCCCTGGTGGTCGGTAATACAGGAACAGGATGTTTCCTTCCATTCTGCAGGCTGTGTGTGACCATCAGGGCCGCTTTGTTGACACATACGTGGGCTGGCCTGGGTCAGTCCACAACTCCAGAGTGCTCTGCTACAGTCCACTCTACTGGCGGTCACTCTAACCTGCTCCAGGGCACTTCCTCCTTGCCGACTGGGGGGTATCCATGCCTCCAACATCCACTCCCCCTCATCACTCCCTACAGGATGACTGTACAAGGTGTGGGAGCCCAGCGCTTCAACATCCCTCACTGCTGGGCACACTCTATTATAGAGCGTGCTTTTGGGTTGATGAAGGCCAGGTTCCTGGGCCATCTTCCTTCAAGTGCTGGAGGTGCACTACACCTTGGTACCTTAC GTCATAACATCATGTGCCATCCTCCACAACATCTGTCTTAG